Proteins found in one Brachypodium distachyon strain Bd21 chromosome 5, Brachypodium_distachyon_v3.0, whole genome shotgun sequence genomic segment:
- the LOC100832716 gene encoding uncharacterized protein LOC100832716, which translates to MARTPRDRNLSSRHPRSSPSAVPSGYQKAKTSAKQNDLQLTSEKKDWKHATCPICLERPHDAVLLLCSSHTKGCRPYMCGTNYHQSNCLEQFKNAYLKEKPAHEVATAAAAAIKKPKDMELACPICRAEVKGWTVVEPARQFLNRKRRTCMHEDCSFIGSYKKLCKHVKANHPSSKPREVDPVRLAEWKELESEKDRQDAISIVTGLNPGSIIVGDYFVDPNSGSSDYSMDTSDWSDSSDSYGDIESLRRVVRRAHRINGERPRLNVPNRALGNSGIRRSGLAISRSNARRSGLTISRSSGRGCGLTRTRGRRSGSTGGRRQRVDSAPSARSTNDS; encoded by the coding sequence ATGGCAAGAACTCCGAGAGATCGCAACCTATCAAGCCGGCATCCTAGGTCATCTCCTTCTGCTGTACCTTCGGGCTACCAGAAAGCAAAAACATCAGCTAAGCAAAATGATTTGCAGTTAACCTCAGAGAAAAAGGATTGGAAACATGCCACTTGCCCAATATGCTTGGAGCGTCCACATGATGCTGTCCTCCTCCTGTGTTCTTCACACACCAAAGGTTGCCGACCATACATGTGTGGCACCAACTATCATCAGTCTAATTGTCTTGAACAGTTTAAAAATGCTTATTTGAAGGAGAAACCAGCACATGAAGTCGccaccgcagcagcagcagctatcAAGAAGCCAAAGGATATGGAACTTGCTTGCCCTATCTGCCGTGCGGAAGTGAAAGGGTGGACAGTTGTTGAACCAGCCCGGCAATTCCTCAATCGCAAGAGGAGaacttgcatgcatgaggaTTGCTCATTCATTGGATCTTATAAGAAACTCTGCAAGCATGTGAAGGCCAATCATCCTTCATCAAAACCTCGTGAAGTTGATCCTGTCCGTTTAGCTGAGTGGAAGGAGCTTGAAAGTGAAAAAGATAGGCAAGATGCGATCAGCATAGTCACAGGCTTGAATCCAGGATCTATAATTGTTGGGGACTATTTTGTTGACCCCAACAGTGGCAGCAGCGACTACTCTATGGATACTTCTGATTGGAGTGATAGCTCTGATTCTTATGGTGATATTGAATCTCTACGAAGAGTAGTTCGTAGAGCTCATAGGATAAATGGGGAAAGACCAAGGCTAAATGTTCCAAATAGAGCACTTGGTAATTCTGGCATTCGGCGTAGTGGTCTAGCCATCTCTAGAAGCAATGCAAGGCGTAGTGGTCTAACCATCTCTAGAAGCAGTGGAAGGGGTTGTGGGTTAACTAGAACCAGAGGAAGGCGTAGTGGTTCCACCGGAGGTAGAAGGCAACGGGTTGATTCTGCTCCGTCAGCAAGATCCACAAATGACAGCTAA